A genomic window from Canis aureus isolate CA01 chromosome 2, VMU_Caureus_v.1.0, whole genome shotgun sequence includes:
- the LOC144291642 gene encoding uncharacterized protein LOC144291642: protein MGTSQSKFDSKTPLGCLLANLRTLELDQDLRRRRLIHYCTVAWPQYRLNNQAQWPPEGTFDYQILTDLDNLCRRQGKWSEVPYVQAFWTLRSRSDLCSSCSTFQVLLARSPPPTLPHSTSRDSNLAPPSPLVEPPEDLSRPPVRAPHLSPPPYQPAPQQPVSPTPSSISETPGPGPASSIPSPTVPLLPAPEPQPPSSPLPSPPISARTRSKNSSPDLVCPLREVAGAEGVVRVHAPFSLQDLSQIEKRLGSFSANPDNYIKEFQYLAQAYDLTWHDLHVIQTTTLTTEERERIQAAARGHADQVHLTDATMAVGAQAVPAVEPGRDYQDGQDGRRRRDHMVRCLIAGMRAASNKAVNYDKIREIIQAPDENPAIFLNRLTEALIQYTRLDPACPAGATVLATHFISQSAPDIRKKLKKVEEGPQTPISDLVRMAFKVFNSREEAAELKRQARLQQKVQLQTQALVAALRPAGSRSQQRGGPTRTPPGACFKCGTEGHWPQGIHLTPTSKSLTGDRIRLLRELQPPQTADEILSFLGLAGFFRHWIPNFSILARPLYQAAKDTPQGPLTDPSSVRRLFSKLRDCLTAGPILTLPDPSKPFHLYTEERSGSATGLLAQPVGPTYRIIAYLSKQLDSTARGWQPCLRALAAAASLTKEALKLTLGQPLVVYSPHRLGDLLSHRSLAHLTPSRLQLFHLLFIENPQISLSTSPRLNPATLLPTPSPTSEPTHSCPQLIEDLTPPHPGLSDQPLSNPDRILFVDGSSFLAADGRRHAAYAVVTPETVVETVPLPIGTTSQRAELIALTRALHLSKGQRVTIYTDSKYAYLIVHTHSVLWQERGFLTTKGTPIVNGPLIAKLLEALSLPTEVAIVHCRGHQTSKDMVSIGNNKADSVARETALSNPISPILFLNTPHRPFYSIKETQALQALGGKAESKGWIYIQGKIALPENLAHTLITDIHQSLHIGPRALNQFLQPLFYYPSLPKVIEAVHRACKTCSAVNAQGGIRRPGPNHQLRGHQPGEDWQLDFTHMPRHKAFRYLLTLVDTFTGWIEAYPTARETADVVATILIEHIIPRFGLPRTLQSDNGPAFISSVTQQVAESLNITWKLHIPYHPQSSGTPARTHPGICQPTFTSPILSPAHIRLPLQRRPTVSRK from the exons ATGGGAACCTCCCAGTCCAAATTCGATTCCAAAACGCCTTTAGGATGCCTACTGGCTAATCTCCGAACTCTGGAGTTAGACCAGGACTTACGAAGGCGACGCCTTATCCATTACTGTACCGTCGCTTGGCCTCAATATCGGCTGAATAACCAAGCGCAATGGCCACCTGAAGGCACTTTCGATTATCAGATACTTACGGACCTTGATAATCTCTGTAGACGCCAAGGCAAATGGTCTGAGGTGCCCTATGTCCAGGCTTTCTGGACCCTGCGCTCCAGATCAGATCTCTGCTCTAGCTGCTCAACCTTTCAGGTACTCCTAGCCCGCTCTCCCCCGCCGACTCTTCCCCACTCCACCTCTAGAGACTCCAACTtggcccctccatcccccctcgTGGAGCCTCCTGAAGATCTCTCCAGGCCCCCTGTAAGGGCCCCAcacctgtctcctcctccctaccAACCCGCTCCCCAACAACCTGTGTCCCCGACTCCTTCCTCAATCTCCGaaactccaggcccaggcccagcctcgaGCATACCCTCTCCAACCgttcctctcctcccagccccagaaCCTCAACCACCTTCcagccccctcccttctcctcctatcTCTGCCCGTACCAGATCCAAAAACTCTTCCCCGGACCTGGTCTGCCCCTTGAGGGAGGTTGCAGGGGCTGAAGGGGTTGTCCGAGTCCATGCGCCCTTTTCTCTACAAGACCTATCCCAAATAGAAAAACGCTTAGGTTCCTTTTCGGCCAATCCCGACAACTACATCAAGGAATTCCAATACTTGGCGCAGGCCTATGACCTAACCTGGCATGACTTACATGTCATCCAGACCACCACCCTCACCACTGAGGAGAGGGAACGTATCCAGGCTGCTGCCCGGGGACACGCTGATCAGGTCCACCTTACCGACGCCACAATGGCGGTCGGTGCTCAGGCGGTCCCCGCCGTAGAGCCAGGCCGGGATTACCAAGACGGCCAAGATGGCCGCCGGCGCCGCGACCACATGGTCCGATGTCTCATCGCTGGCATGCGGGCGGCCTCTAATAAGGCCGTAAATTATGACAAGATCAGAGAAATCATACAGGCCCCTGACGAAAACCCGGCTATATTCCTTAACCGGCTGACCGAGGCATTAATTCAGTACACTCGCTTGGACCCGGCCTGTCCCGCGGGGGCCACGGTTCTAGCCACACATTTTATCTCTCAGTCAGCCCCAGATATccgcaaaaaattaaagaaagtcgAGGAAGGCCCTCAGACCCCCATTTCTGACCTAGTGAGAATGGCATTTAAGGTCTTTAACTCCCGTGAGGAAGCCGCAGAGCTGAAGCGACAGGCCAGACTCCAGCAGAAGGTTCAGCTACAAACCCAGGCCTTGGtagcagccctgcggccggccgGCTCCAGGAGCCAGCAGAGAGGGGGACCCACCCGCACCCCTCCGGGGGCCTGCTTCAAATGCGGGACTGAAGGCCATTGG CCTCAGGGAATCCACCTGACCCCCACCTCTAAATCTCTTACCGGAGACCGTATCCGCCTCCTACGAGAGCTCCAACCCCCTCAGACGGCAGATGAAATACTTTCCTTCCTCGGGTTGGCTGGCTTCTTTAGACACTGGATtccaaacttttctattttggcCCGCCCCTTATACCAAGCGGCAAAGGACACTCCCCAGGGTCCTCTCACTGATCCCTCTTCGGTCCGCCGCCTGTTTTCCAAGTTAAGAGACTGTCTCACCGCTGGGCCGATACTAACTTTGCCTGACCCTTCAAAACCATTCCACCTTTACACTGAGGAGCGGTCGGGTTCAGCTACTGGCCTTTTGGCCCAACCGGTTGGACCTACTTACCGGATTATAGCCTATCTATCTAAGCAGCTAGACAGCACCGCCCGCGGATGGCAGCCCTGCCTTAGGGCGCTCGCAGCTGCTGCCTCCTTAACTAAGGAGGCTCTCAAATTGACTTTGGGACAACCCCTCGTGGTTTACTCCCCCCATCGACTTGGGGATCTTCTTAGCCACCGATCCCTGGCCCACCTAACCCCCTCTCGTCTCCAACTCTTCCATCTGCTATTCATCGAAAACCCTCAaatctccctctctacctctccccgCTTAAATCCTGCAACTCTGTTGCCTACACCTTCGCCTACCTCTGAACCCACTCACTCCTGCCCGCAGCTCATAGAGGatctcacccctccccaccctggactCTCTGATCAGCCATTATCCAACCCTGACCGTATACTCTTTGTAGATGGCAGCTCCTTCCTGGCTGCGGATGGTCGGAGACACGCCGCCTATGCTGTAGTCACCCCAGAGACGGTAGTGGAGACAGTCCCCCTCCCAATTGGGACTACTTCCCAAAGGGCTGAACTTATAGCTCTCACCAGGGCTCTACATCTATCTAAGGGACAACGAGTCACCATCTACACCGACTCAAAATATGCCTATCTCATCGTTCATACTCATTCCGTCCTCTGGCAGGAGCGGGGATTTTTAACCACCAAGGGGACGCCTATAGTAAATGGACCTCTCATTGCCAAATTGCTTGAGGCCCTTAGTCTGCCCACTGAGGTTGCAATCGTTCACTGTAGGGGCCATCAGACTTCTAAAGACATGGTCTCCATAGGAAATAATAAGGCCGACTCAGTGGCCAGGGAAACGGCCTTAAGTAACCCaatatctcccatcctcttccttAATACCCCTCATCGACCTTTCTACTCTATAAAGGAAACTCaagccctccaggccctgggaggaaaggcagaaagtAAAGGATGGATTTACATCCAAGGGAAGATTGCCCTCCCAGAAAACCTGGCCCATACCCTAATTACTGATATCCACCAATCTCTCCATATTGGCCCAAGGGCACTGAACCAGTTTCTCCAGCCCCTGTTTTACTATCCATCCCTACCTAAGGTGATTGAGGCTGTCCATAGGGCTTGTAAAACCTGCTCGGCCGTAAATGCACAGGGAGGAATCCGCAGGCCGGGGCCTAACCATCAGCTCCGAGGCCATCAGCCCGGTGAAGACTGGCAGCTGGACTTCACTCACATGCCCCGCCATAAAGCCTTTCGTTATCTACTGACTTTGGTTGATACTTTTACAGGATGGATTGAGGCATACCCCACAGCCAGAgagactgcagatgtggtggccaCAATCCTCATCGAGCACATCATCCCGAGGTTTGGGTTACCCCGGACCCTACAGTCAGACAACGGGCCGGCATTTATCTCCAGTGTGACCCAACAGGTGGCCGAGAGCCTCAACATTACCTGGAAGCTGCACATCCCCTACCACCCTCAGTCTTCGG GAACGCCTGCAAGAACTCACCCGGGTATCTGTCAACCAACTTTTACTTCACCCATACTCTCGCCTGCCCACATCCGACTACCCCTACAACGACGCCCCACCGTCAGCAGGAAGTAG